From the Gouania willdenowi chromosome 19, fGouWil2.1, whole genome shotgun sequence genome, one window contains:
- the fam171a2b gene encoding protein FAM171A2: MMGMMMRMMEAHLNPRYLLLLWLCSVREAQTKAIPDPAAIEVQIKVQVFDSTDLSSLANAEVEVHSNQSVLASSRAEGDGVVRVSFLYRVGSWVIISASKKDYITNSLPWTSSRIPLYASVSLYLLAQRPGTLILYDDVLQVLSGSPGARNQPLVQLQRKSIQLPVSSNYTSLWATLTTARSQYEIGGFPFLLGQETNSSGAETWTDLTALAVFSVQLFDKDGSNVQVSEPSHVSVPLPPDTRIRTATSVPSWFYQPKTGLWVRNGTGYIHKEGAQFVWSVVIPQTGYWLAAFPSSSGFGLSHPGLRDITTYHTLFLLSILGSLALLVLILLCVLLYYCRRKCLKPRRQQGKPHISSLGGAKRDQGTSTSRLNLICGGHVETGASTDKSDLTPTLEYQSSREDLTKHVPAHKLRNSKGKNPSGPQRGESFPMKVTQSTETNNLDNPLLHEDYKRSYSPKEGKESDYHRHHNANDNRGYASDPPSPPCFQGYVPSQSDKPPEYSAAAVDSLTRPTSLNTQPGQIIFCSSIDQMKENMYRSMVPTLVIPAHYMRLPSEFSGKEGKDTKDQDKDATQMGGGSQHHHHHSQNQQQQQGGSQGDDSEGPSWASDSSGRPVTIPVLFNDSTMAQMNGELQALTEKKLLELGVKQHPRAWFISLDGRDNAHVRHSYIDAGNDLSGGGGFGIVSSSVPRDVNLEPPLEIQERKSSAIRRGKEERWGTGGRKSHGVGSSGGKIYSKLAYPDHTEPSISEGRPVSPEENSLTPLLDEGSSTQRSTIPRQGRSRGNSNRSSNSENRRDSMTSPDDDPDDKDENKKSPWQKIEDRPLMVFHPRK, translated from the exons ATGATGgggatgatgatgaggatgatggaGGCCCATCTCAACCCTCgttatctgctgctgctgtggctgTGCTCGGTGCGGGAGGCTCAGACTAAGGCCATCCCTGATCCTGCGGCGATAG AGGTACAAATAAAAGTCCAAGTGTTCGACAGCACCGACCTCTCCTCATTGGCCAATGCTGAGGTGGAAGTCCACAGTAACCAATCGGTGTTGGCGTCCAGCCGGGCCGAGGGTGACGGCGTGGTAAGAGTCAGCTTCCTGTACCGCGTGGGAAGCTGGGTGATCATCTCAGCTTCTAAGAAGGACTACATCACCAACTCATTGCCCTGGACCTCCAGCCGCATCCCCT TGTACGCCTCAGTCAGCCTGTATCTACTCGCTCAGCGCCCAGGAACTCTCATCCTGTATGACGACGTCCTGCAGGTTCTCTCTGGATCACCAG GTGCTCGTAACCAGCCGCTGGTGCAGCTTCAGAGGAAGTCCATCCAGCTTCCTGTGAGCTCCAACTACACGTCTCTGTGGGCCACACTGACCACGGCCAGGAGCCAGTATGAGATCGGTGGATTCCCGTTCCTCCTGGGACAAGAGACCAACAGCTCAG GTGCCGAAACATGGACAGACTTGACAGCGCTGGCCGTGTTTAGTGTTCAGCTCTTTGACAAGGATGGCAGCAACGTCCAGGTCTCGGAGCCGAGCCACGTCTCTGTGCCGTTGCCTCCAGACACTCGCATCAGGACGGCAACTAGCGTTCCCAGCTGGTTTTATCAACCGAAAACGG GGCTCTGGGTTCGGAATGGGACCGGCTACATTCACAAAGAAGGAGCCCAGTTTGTCTGGAGCGTTGTCATTCCTCAGACTGGATACTGGTTGGCTGCTTTTCCATCATCTTCAG GATTTGGTCTGTCTCATCCAGGCTTGAGGGACATCACCACCTACCACACGCTGTTCCTGCTCTCCATCCTCGGCTCGCTGGCTCTGCTTGTGCTCATCCTACTTTGTGTGCTGCTCTATTATTGCAG GCGGAAATGTTTGAAACCTCGTCGTCAGCAAGGCAAACCACACATTTCCAGTCTGGGTGGTGCTAAAAGAGACCAAGGAACTTCTACTTCACGCTTAAATCTTATCTGCGGAGGCCATGTGGAAACGGGTGCTTCCACTGACAAATCTGATTTGACTCCAACTCTGGAATACCAAAGTTCAAGGGAGGACCTAACTAAGCATGTTCCAGCACACAAGCTGCGAAATTCCAAAGGTAAAAACCCTTCTGGTCCACAGCGAGGTGAGAGTTTTCCAATGAAGGTTACACAATCCACGGAAACGAACAACTTGGACAACCCTTTGCTACATGAAGACTACAAACGAAGCTACAGCCCCAAAGAGGGAAAGGAGTCCGACTATCACAGACACCATAATGCCAACGACAATCGAGGATATGCCTCTGATCCCCCATCCCCTCCTTGTTTTCAAGGCTATGTGCCAAGTCAATCCGACAAACCACCAGAAtactcagcagcagcagtggatAGTTTAACCAGACCCACTTCTCTAAACACCCAGCCTGGTCAGATTATTTTCTGCAGCTCCATTGACCAGATGAAAGAGAACATGTACCGAAGCATGGTGCCAACCCTCGTTATCCCAGCCCACTACATGCGCCTGCCATCTGAGTTTTCTGGTAAGGAAGGAAAAGACACAAAGGATCAAGACAAAGATGCTACTCAGATGGGAGGTGGCTCCCaacatcatcaccatcattcCCAGaatcaacagcagcagcaaggTGGATCCCAAGGTGATGACTCTGAAGGGCCCAGCTGGGCATCAGACTCTTCTGGCCGGCCAGTAACCATCCCGGTGCTCTTTAATGACTCCACCATGGCTCAAATGAATGGAGAACTACAGGCTCTAACTGAGAAGAAGCTGCTGGAGTTGGGGGTTAAACAGCACCCACGTGCGTGGTTTATCTCACTGGATGGACGTGACAATGCCCATGTGCGGCACTCCTACATAGATGCTGGAAATGACCTCAGTGGTGGTGGCGGATTCGGGATTGTGTCCAGTAGTGTTCCACGAGATGTTAATCTTGAACCACCTCTGGAGATTCAAGAGAGAAAATCTAGTGCCATTCGGAGAGGAAAAGAAGAGCGCTGGGGGACGGGAGGACGAAAGAGCCACGGCGTTGGGAGCAGCGGTGGTAAAATTTACTCCAAGCTGGCATACCCTGACCACACAGAGCCCAGTATCAGCGAGGGACGGCCTGTCTCGCCTGAGGAGAACTCTCTCACTCCTCTGCTGGACGAAGGCTCTTCCACTCAGAGATCAACTATTCCCAGACAAGGACGAAGCCGCGGGAATAGCAACCGCAGCAGCAACAGCGAGAACCGACGCGACTCCATGACCAGTCCAGATGATGACCCCGACGACAAGGATGAGAACAAGAAGAGCCCCTGGCAAAAAATTGAAGACAGGCCGCTCATGGTCTTCCACCCCAGGAAGTGA